The following proteins are co-located in the Sphingomonas panacis genome:
- a CDS encoding nuclear transport factor 2 family protein: protein MSLFLAAALLVDQTTPIPKLPPANPIPLADADTGAVMAPVTAFLAGVAASDPKAILAVVRADGGATYAAENPDGTRTITRRSWAEVAARFAPGADRFEERISDPAIESDGDIAMVWAPYTFRINGTLHHCGVDHFDLVREGGTWKIANASWSSRTTGCDAQ, encoded by the coding sequence ATGAGCCTGTTCCTTGCCGCCGCTCTGCTCGTTGACCAGACCACGCCGATCCCCAAGCTGCCGCCGGCGAACCCGATCCCGCTCGCGGATGCCGATACCGGCGCGGTGATGGCGCCGGTCACCGCGTTCCTCGCCGGTGTCGCGGCGAGCGACCCCAAGGCGATCCTCGCAGTGGTGCGCGCCGACGGCGGCGCGACCTATGCGGCCGAGAACCCGGACGGCACGCGCACGATCACGCGGCGGAGCTGGGCCGAGGTCGCGGCGCGCTTCGCCCCGGGCGCCGACCGCTTCGAGGAGCGGATCAGCGACCCCGCGATCGAGAGCGACGGCGATATCGCGATGGTGTGGGCGCCCTACACCTTCCGCATCAACGGCACGCTCCATCATTGCGGCGTCGATCATTTCGATCTGGTCCGCGAAGGCGGCACCTGGAAGATCGCCAATGCGAGCTGGTCGTCGCGCACGACGGGGTGCGACGCACAATAA